The nucleotide window ACTTCCCCCGCCTCAATGCGGCCTGGATTACCCAGGGTACCGGAGTTCAGATTAAATGTTCCCCGCAGGCCATACCGATTACAGATTTCCACCAGTCTGCGATCATGTACCACTCCATCGTCATAACTGAGCGTCAACGCTTTCATCACACCACCTGGATAACGATCAAACTGAATACGATGTCCCATCTTGCTCCTCCTCCAGCTTCTGCTCTTGCTCCCTAATCCCGAATTTCCTTCACGTTAAAATAACGAAAAACACCCTGACCACCACGATTCGCGAACCGTGTGTTTACAGCAAAGATACCCATTTTCGCACCAACCCAGAGGGCTGTTGTGGCGTTAAACGGTGTACCGATCGGCTGAAACTCCACTCCGTCCTCACTCCAACTAAACTGGCATAAGGCAGGTTCTCTCAGGGTGAGCCGAAGATGAATAGTCCAGCCGGTTACCTGCGAACCCTGGCCCTCCCAGTCTAATCCCGTTTCCTCCCATTCATCTGCATGCAGATGGCTATCTGCACGTTTGGTTCCGCGAATCAACGATAACCGAATGGTGCCGTCTTCTGTCTGTAACAGACACAGGCTTGCATACGAATCACCAAACATGATGAGACCTGACTGATCCCCTTCCTGTCCAGGCAGGAACGTGAGCTTGGTCGTGGCTTCAAATTCAGATGCGGGCAGCTTTTGCAAGAGAAGATGAGGTGTGCCAAACAAAGACTGAATGCCCTCCGGGTATGGATGAGCAGGTAATACCAGTCCTCCTTCCGTACCTGCATCAGCCCACTCGGGACGGGAGTTCGCCTGCCATTGCCATTGCAGTCCCAGATGATCAGCCTGAAAATCATCGGATACATCAGGCACAGTGATCGGATAGGCGGCTCCTACATCCGGTTTGATGTGCACATCCACAGGTTCACCCGTTCCATGACCTTCACGGTCTATTCCAATGACAGGCCAGCCGTCTTCCGTCCACGTCATCGGCTGAAGATGAACAATGCGCCCATAGGCATCCCGATCCTGAAAATGAATAAACCAGGACTGCCCTGATTCCAGCTCCACGTATCCTCCCTGATGAGGTCCATTGACCGGTGAGGCTCCCTGATGCATGACAATTCGATCCTCATAGGGCCCAAATACCTGTTGGGAGCGCAAAACCGTCTGCCACCCCGGCTTCACGCCTCCAGCAGGAGCAAAGATATAATAATACCCCTCGCGCTTGTAGAACTTAGGCCCTTCAATGGTCGGATGATGTTCGGTTCCATCAAAGACGATCATACCTTCGTCCAGAAGCTTGCTCCCATCCGCAGCCATCCGGCACACCTGGATTTTGCTCTTGATTCCACTGCGACTATGGGCAAAAGCATGTACCAGATAGGCTTGCCCATCCTCATCCCATAAAGGACAAGGGTCAATCCAGCCCTTCACTTCATGAACCAGATGTAACGGCGACCAGTCGCCTTCAGGGTGATCCGCCGTGGTCATAAAGATGCCCTCATCCGGTGTGCTGAAGAAGATCCAGTACTTTCCATCGTGATACCGAATGCTGGGTGCCCATACGCCTTTGCCATGAAGAGGTACACCGTATCCTGGCAGATCCAGCCGTTCTATGGCATATCGGACAAGCCGCCAGTTCACCAGGTCCTTCGAATGTAAAATAGGTAGGCCCGGTGTATGCGAGAAACTGGAGGCCGTCATATAGAAGTCATCTCCTACACGAATCACATCCGGGTCCGAATAATCCGCATGCAGAATCGGATTGCGGTATGTACCGTCTCCCTGATCCGCGACCCAGACTGGGTCCAGTCTTTGTTGTTCTGATTGGGTTGTGCTCATACGTTCACTCCTTCATCTAAATTCTTCCGCAAGTACGTGACCTGCGTCCTGTAATCGATGATGTTCCGAATCAAAATAGGTGCCTTCCAGCAGGCCAATCAACGTGTTGGTAACACGAACTTCAATGTCGTTATCCCCTGAACGAAGCCAGGAGGCTTCTCCCTTCCAGCGATACGGAGACCAGCATCGCACACCAAGACTATGTCCGTTCACACGCACTTCCGTCACATCCTGCACCCGCCAATCGCTAAATTCCAGTTCAAATGAGGCAACATCTTCCCCTGACTCATCCAGCCAGAACGTGCGTTTATAACTCATTTCCCCGCCAAAATGGGGATACAGCGGCTGCGGTTCAGGTCCGATGCGAAGGGCCGTGTCCGGTTCCCGTACGAGCGAAGCCATGCCTTCATGATGGAACTCCACGCCGAATCTTCCTTGTAGATACAAGGGATCAACGATGCCATCCTCATCTTTCGTCACCTGCACAATCACCGTCATTTCGTTGAGACCGCTATGCAGCAGCTCCGTAATATTACAAGCGATGTTATTGTGGTCGGTTATTTCGATTGGATCGAATTGTTCTTTTCCAAGTGGATGCCCATTAATCTCCATGGACCAACTGCCCGAGATCGCCGTTCTGTCCATAAATAACAGGCATGCAGGCAAAGCCGTTCTCAGTTCAAATGTGGTCGTATATCGACACTCGATCGGGTAAGCAATAGATGATTTTTTCGGTGTGCCAAATACCTGATTAAACTGGACTGGCAGAGGATACTGTTCCGATAATTCTGCCGCCTGATCAATAAACGGTTTCACAGCTACATGCTGGCTTTCCAGAATTATTCCGTTAGCATTGGAAGCCTGAAGATGGAATTGTCCCATTCGCAAAATGTTAGACTGCACCGTTTCCAGTCGCCATGGCCCATCCGAAGAAACTCTGATCTTACAGGCTTGATTCGCCCCTGCCGAACCATCCGCTCCGAACGTCGAACCCGTTTTGTCTGCTCCATCCGCCTTCGTTGTTAATGTATCTTCCGTCGCAGCATGTAAAGTAAGGCGCACAGCATGTGCTTCATAAGGCGCCAGTGTTAGTGAAATACACCATTCCCCGCCGCTGCTCGTATACGGCAATGTCTGAAGCCGCCCTGTCTCCAGATCAAGTCGTTCTGCCACAATACAATCACCCTCTGTCAGCTCCGTTCCATCCCACAGCTGTCTGGCGACCAGCTTCAATTGCCCCTTCAATTCCTGACCCTCCTGATTGGTCAAGAAAACCATGTGCTCTCCAGCCGACAATTGACGGGTTTGCATCAGCAAAGAGGCACTTTCCTCCTCCATAATCCAGCAGATGGGTTCGGGCAATACCTGATCGAGCAGGAGGGAGATCAGCTCCAGCGAAAAGTCATCTCCTTGCCCTGTTCCTGCGAGTAGAAAATAGGCATTCCCCTCACCCTGATGCCACATGGTTTCACGGTTATCGTGATCTTTTGTCACGCTACGGCCCCAGTACACCTCTTGCGGCTGCTCGCCCGCACCAAAGAACTGGGCAGATTCATCTCCCTCCGGACTTCCCGGCTGAATCTCAATATGCGGAGGCATCCCAACAGA belongs to Paenibacillus sp. FSL H8-0079 and includes:
- a CDS encoding glycoside hydrolase 43 family protein, which encodes MSTTQSEQQRLDPVWVADQGDGTYRNPILHADYSDPDVIRVGDDFYMTASSFSHTPGLPILHSKDLVNWRLVRYAIERLDLPGYGVPLHGKGVWAPSIRYHDGKYWIFFSTPDEGIFMTTADHPEGDWSPLHLVHEVKGWIDPCPLWDEDGQAYLVHAFAHSRSGIKSKIQVCRMAADGSKLLDEGMIVFDGTEHHPTIEGPKFYKREGYYYIFAPAGGVKPGWQTVLRSQQVFGPYEDRIVMHQGASPVNGPHQGGYVELESGQSWFIHFQDRDAYGRIVHLQPMTWTEDGWPVIGIDREGHGTGEPVDVHIKPDVGAAYPITVPDVSDDFQADHLGLQWQWQANSRPEWADAGTEGGLVLPAHPYPEGIQSLFGTPHLLLQKLPASEFEATTKLTFLPGQEGDQSGLIMFGDSYASLCLLQTEDGTIRLSLIRGTKRADSHLHADEWEETGLDWEGQGSQVTGWTIHLRLTLREPALCQFSWSEDGVEFQPIGTPFNATTALWVGAKMGIFAVNTRFANRGGQGVFRYFNVKEIRD